Within the Pengzhenrongella sicca genome, the region ACGCCGCCGCGCAGAACTTCCTGCACTCGCTGTTCGCCTCCTCGGGAGCGCCCGACCCGGTGCAGCGGCTCGCGGGCCAGCGCGTCGCGTTCGTCGCGTCGGTCCTGGACGCCGAGCTGCCGCCGACCGCGCCGAGCCGCCTCCCGCGCGCCGCCGTCGCGCCCGACGCGCCCGCCGAGGTGTTCGCGAACACCCCCGACACCGACGCCGCCGTCGCCAAGTCGCGCGACTGGGCCGCCGAACTGCTCGTGCGCGCGGTCGAGGCGCCCCCGGCCGCGACCCTCGCGACCCCCGCCGACGCCGACGCCGCCGTCGAGCGGGCCCGCGCCGTCGCCGCCGGGTGGGCCGCCACCGCGCCCGCCGCGCGCGGGGAGGTGCTGCGCCGCGCGGCCGGCTATCTCGAGCTCGCGCGCGGCGACCTCGTCGCGACGATGATCGCCGAGGCCGGCAAGACGATCTCCGAGGCTGACCCCGAGGTCAGCGAGGCCGTCGACTTCGCGCGCTACTACGCCGAGCAGGCCGAGCTGCTCGCCGACGGCGCCGTCCCCGGCGCGCGGTTCAGCCCCCGCGGCCTGACCGTCGTCACCCCGCCGTGGAACTTCCCGGTCGCGATCCCGGTTGGCTCGATCCTGTCCGCGCTCGCGGCCGGCTCACCGGTGCTGGTCAAGCCCGCGCACCTGACGCCGCGCTGCACGCAGGTCGCGGTCGCGGCCGTGCACCGCGCGATGGACGACCTCGGCGTGCCCCGCGACGTGCTGCAGGTCGTGCTGGCCCCCGATCGCGCCGCGGGTAAGCGCCTCGTGACGCACCCGGAGGTCGCGCGCGTCGTGCTGACCGGCTCGATCGAGACCGCGGAGCTGTTCTCGTCCTGGCGCGACGACCTCGAGGTGCTCGCGGAGACCTCCGGCAAGAACGCGCTGGTCGTGACGGCGTCGGCGGACGTCGACCTCGCGGTCGCCGACATCGTGAAGTCGGCCTTCGGGCACGCCGGGCAGAAGTGCTCCGCGCTGTCGCTGCTGATCCTGGTCGGCACCGCGGGCCGGTCGGACCGCCTGCGGCGCCAGCTCGCGGACGCCGTGAGCTCGCTGCGCGTCGGCCCGGCCACGGACCTGTCCACCGGCATGGGCCGGCTCACCGAGCCGGCCGCGGGCAAGCTGCTGCGGGCACTGACGAGCCTCGAGCCCGGCGAGCAGTGGCTCGTGCGGCCGCGCCAGCTCGACGACGCCGGGCTGCTGTGGACGCCCGGGGTCAAGCACGGCGTCGCGCCCGGTTCGTTCTTCCACCTCACCGAGGTGTTCGGGCCGGTGCTGGGGATCATGCGCGTCGAGACGCTCGACGAGGCGATCGAGCTCCAGAACGCGGTCGCGTTCGGCCTGACCGGTGGCATCCATTCGCTCGACGACGCCGAGATCGACACCTGGCTGGACCGGGTCGAGGTCGGCAACGCGTACATCAACCGGCACATCACCGGGGCGATCGTGCGCCGCCAGCCCTTCGGCGGCTGGAAGGCGTCGTCGGTCGGCCCCGGCGCCAAGGCGGGCGGGCCCAACTACGTCGCCGAGCTCGGCGCGTGGGCGGACGGCCCCGAGGTCCCGACGGGATGGGGCGCGGCCGACGACGACGCCTGGCTGGCCTGGGCCGTCGCCGACGACGCGCGGTGGTGGGCCGAGGAGTTCGCCGTCGAGCACGACCCGAGCGGGCTCGCGGTCGAGACGAACGTGCTGCGCTACCGGCCAATCCCGCACCTGACGGCGCGTGTCGGCGCGGACGCGCGCGAGCGCGACGTGACCCGCGTCCTGCGGGCGGCCGAGCGCGCGCAGGTGCCGGTGACCGTGAGCCGGGCGGGCGTCGAGAGCGACGAGGCGTTCGCCGAGCGCGTGCGCGGCGGCGGGGTCGAGGGCCGGATCCGCGTGGTCGGCACGGCGCCCGGCCTGCGCTCCGCCGCCCGGACCCGCACCGGCACCGTCACGGTGCTGGACGGCCCGGTGCTCGCGAGCGGCCGGCGCGAGCTCCTGACGGTCCTGCGCGAGCAGGCCGTCAGCCGCACCCGCCACCGCTTCGGCCACGTGTCCTAGCGGCGCCGGCCCGTGTGGGCATTCGGCTCTACGCAGCGCGAGTGTGGGCAAACGGTCCCCTGAACTGGCCGTTGACCGGCAGATCGCCCACACCCGTGGGCCGGAGCGCAGATCTCCCACACTCGGCGCACGTGGGCCGCGCGACCGGCCGACCCGGCGCCTAGGCGGAGTAGCGGATGACCAGCTCGGGGGCGAAGATCACCGGGGCCTCGGCGACCGGCTTGCCGGCCAGGAGGTCGAGCAGGATCTCGCCCGCGACGCGGGCCATCGCGACCACCGGGTTGACGATGGTCGTCAGGGTCGGCGTCGTCGACATCGCGACGGCCAGGTTGTCGTAGCCGACGACGGCGACGTCCCCCGGCACGCTGCGGCCGGCGGCGGCGAGGACCCTGAGCGCGCCGACGGCCATGAGGTCGGACGCGACGAAGATGCCGTCGAGGTCGGGGTGCTCGGCGAGGAGCTGGGAGGCCGCGAGCGCGCCGCCCGCCGTCGTGAAGTCCCCGTTCGCGACCATGTCGGTCGGGAGCCCGGCGTCCGAGAGCGCGTCCGTCCAGCCTGCGAGCCGGTCGAGCCCGGCCGACATGTCCTGCGGCCCCGTGATCGTCGCGATCCGGCGGCGGCCCGTGCGCACGAGGTGCTCGGCCGCGATCCGCCCGCCGCCGCGGTTGTTGACGTCG harbors:
- a CDS encoding proline dehydrogenase family protein, which translates into the protein MTTLALPLTDAAIELADRWVRLTAAGETAREKRTTGRLAALVSDPAGLELAVRFVDRVARPQDIAVAARELAGLGAFTGAAGSFLGPVDRTLLGVGTRVAPLLPAVVVPAARMRLRQLVGHLVADAGPGLAKHIAAARADGFTLNLNLLGEAVLGEGEATSRLGRVRALIERPDVDYVSIKVSAVASQLSTWDTAGSRDRVVAQLRPLYLAAQAHGTFLNLDMEEYKDLALTTAVFEQILTDPELAGLEVGIVLQAYLPDALAALDEITAMARRRTAAGGARIKVRLVKGANLAMEQVEAELHGWAQAPYPIKPAVDANYVRLVERALRPDRAAHVRVGVASHNLFHVAYAHLLATERGVTPALDIEMLQGMAPAQARAVRDDVGRVLLYTPVVAAEDFDVAISYLIRRLEENAAAQNFLHSLFASSGAPDPVQRLAGQRVAFVASVLDAELPPTAPSRLPRAAVAPDAPAEVFANTPDTDAAVAKSRDWAAELLVRAVEAPPAATLATPADADAAVERARAVAAGWAATAPAARGEVLRRAAGYLELARGDLVATMIAEAGKTISEADPEVSEAVDFARYYAEQAELLADGAVPGARFSPRGLTVVTPPWNFPVAIPVGSILSALAAGSPVLVKPAHLTPRCTQVAVAAVHRAMDDLGVPRDVLQVVLAPDRAAGKRLVTHPEVARVVLTGSIETAELFSSWRDDLEVLAETSGKNALVVTASADVDLAVADIVKSAFGHAGQKCSALSLLILVGTAGRSDRLRRQLADAVSSLRVGPATDLSTGMGRLTEPAAGKLLRALTSLEPGEQWLVRPRQLDDAGLLWTPGVKHGVAPGSFFHLTEVFGPVLGIMRVETLDEAIELQNAVAFGLTGGIHSLDDAEIDTWLDRVEVGNAYINRHITGAIVRRQPFGGWKASSVGPGAKAGGPNYVAELGAWADGPEVPTGWGAADDDAWLAWAVADDARWWAEEFAVEHDPSGLAVETNVLRYRPIPHLTARVGADARERDVTRVLRAAERAQVPVTVSRAGVESDEAFAERVRGGGVEGRIRVVGTAPGLRSAARTRTGTVTVLDGPVLASGRRELLTVLREQAVSRTRHRFGHVS